GCTCGTATATCTATTCACAGTTGAATTTGAAGGAACGAAGTCATTTATCACCCCTTCGTCGTTTACTGCTTCTAGAAATCCACACCGTGCCCAGAAGATGAATCCGGTAGCAGTGAATATCAGCACCGCCACTAGAAGTGTCTGCCATGCAGCAAAACTGCATTCATTAATGCATTAAATAGATATAGTCGACAAAATGAGGTAGAAACGAATATTTCAGGCATAAAACCAGTTCCTGagcatttgaattttgagcTCTAGTTCTTGGAATTAGCAAAAGCTTCAGTAaacgattaaaatgaaaatctttGTACTGTACCTTGTCAGTTCCTCAAACGTGGGAGCCAACGTCTGACAGAGCCTTAATTTTCTAGCAAACATTTGCACGTACGGTCAGTGTTCCACTGAGAAACGATAGTTACGAACCATCTGGCGAACTCGGAAACGTAATCGAATTGTATGAGAACGCATGTCAATCGTATCTATGATTCTCGCTGATTAGTTTTATCGCGATACTATAATATTAAACGCATTTAAAACGAGGTGTCCTTAAGGGGAATAATGCATACTACGAGAAAGTTCTCTTTTGGATCAAATGTCTGTTGTTTATTTACTAGAAACTGTATGATACTTTATTAACACAATTCATACAAAGTTGTTTCACGTTTAACTTCTCATGATGCTATGTACACACTCACGAAATACCAGAGCGACTTCGCATGGGTCCTGTTTCCCTTTAACTGAAACACGAATCGAGTATGCGTATAGATTGAACAGAGGTATACGAAGAATTACTCAAACTATTTGAAATAGATTCACTTACCATTTTCTCCACATTCTTCCATAGCTTTTTGCATACGTACACCTTTTTCCGAATTCATATCCATTATTGAGGACATGGCTCCTATTAATTTCTCGATATGTATAATAGTTCCTGTCATCTATACAAtcataaatgaaaaacgatatccGTAAATCTGTGTATGTTATTTAGTCGTGTTCTTAACGCGGAGTTTTACACTTTctgattcttttttgtttgtagatTATCACGTTCATCTTACCAAACCTTCTTTTTCATGAATGCAAAACAGGAAACACCCGACTTTTCCTATAAAGTCTGTCCTACGCCAATCTTTGAAACTTATATTAGAATCACTAAAATATTGGAGCAGCTCCGCTGTGGATGAATAAGAGATCCTTCAGCTTTGCAGACATTTTACGAACGACGTGCAATAAATATACTACGGTTTGCTCACGCTCTGATATTCCTGCACGGTCAGTACATTCAATCATCAGTACCACAGGTATTTCGAATCTCTCCGCAACCTCTTGTAATGAACATTCGCTTACGATTATCTGAAATTATTGCGATTTCAGAATCGTGCATGTCTGATTAACTACATATACAGCAGAgttgttttcgtttaaattgagCATTTCTTACGTGACAGCAGAGTAGACACAAAACAAGTAAAAAGTTCTTCATT
The sequence above is drawn from the Hylaeus volcanicus isolate JK05 chromosome 2, UHH_iyHylVolc1.0_haploid, whole genome shotgun sequence genome and encodes:
- the LOC128884717 gene encoding pheromone-binding protein Gp-9-like; the encoded protein is MKNFLLVLCLLCCHIIVSECSLQEVAERFEIPVVLMIECTDRAGISEPELLQYFSDSNISFKDWRRTDFIGKVGCFLFCIHEKEGLMTGTIIHIEKLIGAMSSIMDMNSEKGVRMQKAMEECGENVKGKQDPCEVALVFRECVHSIMRS